From Lycium ferocissimum isolate CSIRO_LF1 chromosome 12, AGI_CSIRO_Lferr_CH_V1, whole genome shotgun sequence, one genomic window encodes:
- the LOC132040602 gene encoding uncharacterized protein LOC132040602, translating into MITRSKLAEQLREYQIKSKHDWASVSFFSSTSNLTSTRVDVVIFVIWELVILAFLVFSAVSLYFRHLKLAFILLCVTLLLLLCMKIAKKVRSARKKKRRMLLPLSM; encoded by the exons ATGATTACGAGATCGAAATTAGCAGAGCAGTTAAGAGAGTATCAGATTAAATCCAAGCATGATTGGGCATCTGTGTCTTTTTTCTCATCTACATCTAATTTAACATCCACAAG GGTGGATGTCGTCATCTTCGTGATATGGGAACTGGTTATTTTAGCATTCCTGGTTTTTTCTGCCGTATCACTGTACTTCAGGCATCTAAAActtgcttttattttattatgtgtGACCTTGCTATTGCTTTTATGCATGAAAATAGCAAAGAAAGTAAGGTCAGCGAGGAAAAAGAAACGAAGGATGCTTCTCCCATTATCCATGTAG
- the LOC132039842 gene encoding alcohol dehydrogenase-like 7, producing the protein MAATQAELSKTAGKPIHCRAAVARKAGEPLVIEEIIVAPPKAHEVRVKIICTSLCHSDVTFWKLKEFPGCFPRILGHEAFGVVESVGEDVQDLKEGDSIVPIFLPDCTECLDCTSKKSNNCSKFQFKVSPWMLRDDTSRFTTVDGETLYHFMSVSSFAEYTVVDIANVTKIDPCVPPNRACLFSCGVSTGVGAALKTANVEPGSTVVIFGLGGIGLAVAEGARICGAKRIIGIDINSDKFKIGKQFGVTDFVNSNSYGDKPISQVIIEMTNGGADYCFECVGLGALVLEAYACCRKGWGKAIVLGVDNPGAELTFKSFDVLHYGKTLMGSLFGGLKPKSDVPLLVKRYLDKELQLDKFVTHEVSFQDINKAFDLLVQGKSLRCVIWMDKCWNLSQ; encoded by the exons CTGCAGTAGCACGAAAAGCAGGAGAACCTCTGGTGATAGAAGAAATAATTGTGGCTCCACCTAAAGCTCATGAAGTTCGTGTAAAAATCATATGTACTTCTCTCTGTCACAGCGATGTTACCTTCTGGAAGTTGAAA GAATTTCCTGGATGCTTTCCAAGAATATTGGGCCACGAAGCTTTCGG GGTTGTGGAGAGTGTTGGAGAAGATGTCCAGGATTTAAAAGAAGGAGATTCAATTGTCCCGATATTTTTGCCCGATTGTACCGAATGTCTAGATTGCACATCCAAGAAGAGCAACAATtgttcaaaattccaatttaaGGTATCTCCATGGATGCTTAGAGATGACACAAGTAGATTCACTACCGTTGATGGAGAGACTTTATACCATTTTATGTCTGTATCAAGTTTCGCCGAGTACACTGTTGTAGACATTGCTAATGTTACGAAGATTGACCCCTGTGTTCCACCTAACAGGGCATGCCTCTTTAGTTGTGGAGTATCAACAG GAGTAGGTGCTGCCCTGAAGACCGCGAACGTGGAACCAGGATCAACTGTAGTAATATTTGGTTTGGGCGGGATTGGATTAGCA GTTGCAGAGGGAGCAAGGATATGTGGCGCTAAAAGAATTATTGGCATAGATATAAACTCTGACAAGTTCAAAATAG GGAAGCAATTTGGAGTGACTGATTTTGTCAATTCGAATAGCTATGGGGATAAACCTATTAGCCAG GTGATAATTGAGATGACAAACGGAGGTGCTGATTACTGCTTTGAGTGTGTTGGTCTGGGAGCACTCGTGCTGGAAGCATATGCTTGCTGTCGAAAG GGTTGGGGAAAGGCAATTGTTTTAGGAGTTGATAATCCGGGAGCAGAGCTGACATTTAAGTCTTTCGACGTTCTTCATTATGGGAAAACTCTCATGGGATCACTGTTTGGGGGTCTCAAACCCAAATCTGACGTTCCTCTTCTTGTCAAACGTTACCTCGACAAG GAATTGCAACTGGACAAGTTTGTAACACATGAAGTGAGTTTTCAAGATATCAACAAGGCCTTTGATTTACTTGTTCAAGGAAAGAGCTTACGATGCGTTATTTGGATGGATAAGTGCTGGAACCTATCACAATAA